One Brevibacillus choshinensis genomic window carries:
- a CDS encoding CynX/NimT family MFS transporter, translating to MTNPVLAAAKTKAEPVTPNPLLIIAGIILITFAMRSPLTSVGPLVGDIRADLGLSNGMSGMLTTVPLLAFALFSPMIPSLGYRFGVERTLFAGLLILLIGIPLRSTGMIFTLFAGTALIGAGIAIFNVLLPGLVKQRFPQKAGLMTSVYTTAMSLCAALASGVSIPLAHGAAFGWKGSLAFWTIMVVVALVCWIPQLRAQANTTVAAASKPSTNKLWRSALAWQVTFFMGLQSFIFYCTISWLPAILQQHGVDLATAGWLLSLVQVISLPASFFAPVLAGRFTDQRLMTVVIGTISVLGFAGLLMGGDLPLMLSSLFLLGIAQGASISLALTLIVIRASHVQEAAKLSGMAQSVGYLLAAIGPMFIGFLFDLTHSWTIPIWTLIIVSILMIGSGLGAGRNRTV from the coding sequence ATGACTAATCCCGTACTCGCTGCCGCAAAGACAAAGGCGGAGCCGGTCACTCCGAACCCTCTTCTCATCATCGCGGGGATCATTCTCATTACGTTTGCCATGCGCTCACCCTTGACCTCCGTTGGCCCTCTCGTCGGAGACATACGGGCTGATCTCGGGCTCTCTAATGGAATGTCGGGGATGTTGACCACTGTTCCACTGCTCGCATTTGCCTTGTTTTCTCCCATGATCCCATCCCTCGGTTACCGCTTCGGCGTGGAACGAACCTTGTTTGCCGGACTTTTGATCCTGCTGATCGGAATTCCCCTGCGCTCGACCGGGATGATCTTCACCCTGTTTGCAGGGACAGCGCTGATTGGAGCTGGCATCGCGATATTCAACGTCCTGCTGCCTGGTTTGGTCAAACAACGCTTTCCCCAAAAAGCCGGACTCATGACCAGCGTGTATACCACCGCCATGTCTTTATGCGCAGCGCTGGCCTCAGGGGTAAGCATCCCGCTTGCTCATGGGGCAGCGTTTGGCTGGAAGGGCTCCCTCGCTTTCTGGACCATCATGGTCGTCGTCGCTCTCGTCTGCTGGATTCCGCAGCTGCGTGCACAAGCGAATACCACTGTGGCAGCTGCATCAAAGCCATCCACAAACAAGCTGTGGCGCTCAGCGCTTGCTTGGCAAGTCACCTTTTTCATGGGCCTGCAATCCTTTATCTTTTACTGCACCATATCTTGGCTGCCCGCCATTTTGCAGCAGCACGGCGTCGATCTCGCGACGGCAGGCTGGCTTTTGTCTCTCGTGCAGGTAATCAGTCTTCCTGCCAGCTTCTTCGCTCCTGTCCTGGCTGGTCGATTCACTGATCAACGCCTCATGACAGTCGTCATCGGAACCATCTCCGTCCTTGGGTTTGCCGGCCTGCTCATGGGTGGAGATCTCCCCTTGATGCTCAGCAGCCTGTTCCTTTTGGGAATTGCGCAAGGGGCCAGCATCAGCCTCGCTCTCACCTTGATCGTGATCCGTGCTTCCCACGTTCAGGAGGCAGCCAAATTGTCAGGCATGGCGCAGTCCGTCGGTTATTTGCTGGCAGCCATCGGTCCCATGTTCATCGGGTTTCTCTTTGATCTGACGCACTCTTGGACCATTCCTATATGGACGCTGATCATCGTCAGTATCTTGATGATCGGCTCCGGTCTAGGTGCAGGACGCAATCGGACCGTATGA
- a CDS encoding S-layer homology domain-containing protein, whose protein sequence is MQDYLRQWRKKSAAMALALTFVITGTATCGLGVQQADAREGEVPTTVSFTDTTGHWAAKEIATAAKSGLIQGFPDGSFQPEQTVTQEQFLSLIERVLPSFPGHEPDAFIRDSYLSKAAGRWSEKTYTHLAAAGIMPTGKPTDPMTRLEATRILLAALGHQSEGEKYRGTKARFFSDLSTDNESQVMIAYPAYKMGIMAGFPDGTFRPAEKISRAQAVVLLNRLEKQILELYPGAVTDAEKKAMAQAVSTFIGNVMDKEKIRRYDELLAYVKKNESPVTESFLREHFSFMQYEVYDYIRFPRFNELTYYAKIGSSKYRMTVQYYSGELGGASIRPFTCRPPMAKRSD, encoded by the coding sequence ATGCAGGACTATTTGCGACAATGGAGAAAAAAATCTGCTGCGATGGCGCTCGCCCTGACCTTTGTCATAACGGGCACAGCCACTTGCGGTTTGGGTGTTCAGCAGGCGGACGCACGAGAAGGGGAAGTACCGACTACCGTTTCGTTCACAGACACGACAGGCCATTGGGCGGCAAAAGAGATTGCGACGGCAGCGAAAAGCGGGTTGATCCAAGGCTTTCCAGATGGGAGCTTTCAACCGGAACAAACCGTCACACAAGAGCAATTTTTGTCATTGATCGAGCGGGTGCTGCCATCCTTTCCGGGTCATGAACCCGATGCCTTTATTCGAGACTCGTATTTATCGAAAGCAGCGGGGCGCTGGTCCGAAAAAACATACACGCATCTGGCTGCAGCAGGAATCATGCCGACGGGTAAGCCGACTGATCCGATGACGCGCCTGGAGGCTACTAGGATCCTGCTGGCAGCTTTGGGGCATCAGTCAGAGGGCGAAAAATACCGGGGAACGAAAGCTCGTTTTTTTTCAGATCTTTCTACCGATAACGAATCACAGGTAATGATTGCCTACCCTGCTTACAAAATGGGGATCATGGCGGGATTTCCGGACGGAACCTTCCGTCCTGCAGAGAAAATCAGCCGGGCACAGGCTGTCGTGCTTTTGAATCGTCTGGAGAAACAAATCCTGGAGCTGTATCCGGGGGCGGTCACGGACGCTGAGAAAAAAGCGATGGCACAAGCTGTCTCTACGTTCATTGGGAATGTGATGGATAAGGAGAAAATTCGTCGCTATGACGAGCTGCTTGCTTATGTGAAAAAGAATGAATCGCCCGTGACGGAATCGTTCCTACGTGAGCACTTTTCGTTTATGCAATACGAGGTATACGATTATATTCGCTTCCCGCGTTTCAATGAGTTGACCTATTACGCGAAAATCGGCAGCAGCAAATATCGGATGACCGTGCAATATTACTCCGGTGAGCTGGGGGGAGCGTCGATAAGACCTTTTACCTGTCGTCCGCCGATGGCAAAACGTTCCGATTGA
- the bshC gene encoding bacillithiol biosynthesis cysteine-adding enzyme BshC — protein MNVECLALPLANRLAHEYQQGNASALQFFAYHPYEMQAYQERLEWLRGRSIQHREKLTEGLYTYNKKIGNKEEALSQIELLRRPDTYVVIGGQQAGVLTGPLYTIHKAIHLIQSAKKLSQELNVNVVPVFWIAGEDHDIDEIDHVYWLADRETRLHKERLNLNKKGRMSASSLPLDEEACQQFLAQFFHGQTETGETASIRELVETTAAASENVAEWFARLMAQLFGKHGLILVESSLPFVRELESPIFHTVIEKNEQIADLLLKAADRIATAGYPLQLQVEEHQANLFLYEGKDRLLLERQKDRFVNRKAAYSREELLKLAAEHPERFSANVVTRGLMQEHLFPSLAFIGGPGEVAYWAYYREVFELFGMRMPIVLPRMSITLMEGAKERLLEEFELTVEDVLTRFGTWKEEWMERQEPHPLQQQFAQARETIQTAYRPLVEEVVRLDAGLRHLADKNAELLLAQVAFLEKRLVRALQQRDDVAHTRLRRIEAFLLPEGGLQERKLTFLPFANKYGLGLLDRLVEAPFAHDGTHQIYYV, from the coding sequence ATGAATGTTGAATGTCTAGCGCTTCCGTTGGCGAATCGGCTGGCGCACGAATACCAGCAGGGGAATGCTTCCGCGCTGCAATTTTTTGCTTATCATCCATATGAGATGCAGGCGTATCAGGAACGTTTGGAGTGGCTTCGCGGTCGTAGCATCCAGCATCGGGAAAAGTTGACGGAAGGCTTATATACGTATAATAAAAAGATCGGGAATAAGGAGGAGGCGCTGAGTCAGATTGAGCTGCTCAGACGTCCGGATACGTATGTCGTCATCGGCGGACAGCAGGCAGGCGTATTGACTGGGCCTCTTTATACCATCCACAAAGCGATTCATTTGATTCAATCGGCTAAAAAGCTGTCCCAGGAACTGAATGTGAATGTCGTGCCAGTCTTCTGGATCGCAGGAGAAGACCACGACATCGATGAAATCGACCACGTCTATTGGCTGGCTGACAGAGAGACTCGCCTGCACAAGGAACGGCTGAACTTGAATAAAAAAGGACGCATGTCTGCCAGCAGTCTGCCGTTGGACGAGGAAGCCTGTCAACAGTTTCTCGCGCAGTTTTTCCACGGACAAACGGAGACAGGGGAAACAGCGTCGATTCGCGAGCTGGTCGAAACGACAGCCGCTGCATCAGAAAATGTTGCAGAGTGGTTCGCTCGCCTGATGGCGCAGCTGTTTGGCAAGCATGGACTGATTTTGGTGGAATCTTCACTGCCGTTTGTAAGAGAGCTGGAAAGCCCGATTTTCCACACGGTGATCGAAAAGAACGAGCAAATCGCGGATCTTTTGCTGAAGGCAGCGGATCGCATTGCTACGGCGGGTTATCCTTTGCAGCTGCAGGTAGAAGAGCACCAGGCGAACCTCTTTTTGTACGAAGGAAAAGACCGATTGCTGTTGGAGCGGCAAAAAGACCGCTTTGTGAACCGAAAAGCCGCCTACAGTCGTGAGGAGCTGTTGAAATTAGCAGCAGAGCATCCGGAGCGCTTCAGTGCGAATGTCGTGACGCGCGGTTTGATGCAAGAGCATCTTTTCCCTTCCCTCGCTTTCATCGGAGGACCGGGCGAAGTCGCGTATTGGGCGTATTATCGGGAGGTCTTCGAGCTGTTTGGAATGCGGATGCCAATCGTGCTGCCGCGGATGTCCATCACGTTGATGGAGGGGGCAAAAGAAAGGCTTCTGGAGGAGTTTGAGCTTACTGTCGAGGATGTTTTGACGCGATTTGGGACCTGGAAGGAAGAGTGGATGGAGCGGCAAGAACCTCATCCCTTGCAACAGCAATTCGCCCAGGCACGTGAGACCATTCAGACGGCGTATCGTCCACTGGTAGAAGAGGTGGTACGACTGGACGCAGGATTGCGGCATCTGGCGGACAAAAATGCCGAGCTGTTACTTGCCCAGGTAGCGTTTCTTGAAAAGCGCCTGGTTCGCGCACTTCAGCAGCGAGACGATGTTGCGCACACGCGTTTGCGCCGTATCGAGGCGTTCCTCCTGCCAGAGGGTGGCTTGCAGGAAAGAAAGCTCACGTTTTTGCCGTTTGCCAACAAATATGGCTTGGGACTTCTGGATCGTCTGGTCGAAGCTCCTTTTGCCCATGACGGTACTCATCAGATTTATTACGTTTGA
- a CDS encoding cupin domain-containing protein: MTARFNDEEHLLEQGDSISFDSSKNHSVENTGEDEALLIWTVTPHNFKATSNGQHAHESIDPAKVFRSDSVGKTRPYTLTTHKCGLSCFL; this comes from the coding sequence GTGACTGCTCGGTTTAATGATGAGGAGCACTTGCTGGAGCAAGGAGATAGCATCTCTTTCGACAGCAGCAAGAATCATTCGGTTGAAAATACCGGTGAGGATGAAGCTTTGCTCATCTGGACCGTTACCCCCCACAATTTTAAAGCGACTTCGAATGGTCAACACGCGCATGAGAGTATAGATCCAGCGAAGGTTTTCCGATCCGATTCGGTCGGAAAAACTCGTCCCTACACTTTGACAACCCATAAATGCGGGTTGTCTTGTTTTTTGTAG
- a CDS encoding helix-turn-helix domain-containing protein has product MRLPIETIGHKIRMIRKERGFTLEIMASKTGLSKGLLSQVERGISQPSLDSLWKITKALESPIIHFFEDIDQKQVHVTRLQKRRQLVFPESTGTYSLLSMGEAQSSACWRFASHQVKWWWTNLSSLRGRMLHCRHRQSDCSV; this is encoded by the coding sequence ATGCGACTTCCCATCGAGACCATCGGCCATAAGATTAGAATGATTCGGAAAGAGCGCGGCTTTACTCTGGAGATCATGGCCAGCAAGACAGGACTCAGTAAAGGGCTGCTCAGTCAGGTAGAGCGCGGAATTTCACAGCCGTCACTGGATTCCCTGTGGAAAATTACCAAAGCGCTGGAATCACCCATCATTCATTTTTTTGAAGATATCGATCAGAAACAGGTGCACGTGACTCGCTTGCAAAAACGTCGTCAATTGGTTTTTCCTGAATCGACAGGCACGTACTCGCTGCTTTCGATGGGGGAAGCGCAAAGCTCGGCATGCTGGAGGTTCGCCTCGCACCAGGTGAAATGGTGGTGGACAAATTTGTCCAGTCTGAGGGGAAGAATGCTTCACTGTCGTCACCGGCAAAGTGACTGCTCGGTTTAA
- a CDS encoding DUF3397 domain-containing protein: MTMLANVWAYFWGTLTVVPFLGFPLAFLIVYGWKRDKRLAGRWAVNITNFLLIRSVVAAYSVIWPQALSAWWWVVCFFLVTIALLGWVQVKFRGRLSLKKVGFSAWRLSFLWFGIVYIVLFTTGIVKTMGVV, encoded by the coding sequence ATGACCATGCTCGCAAATGTCTGGGCCTATTTTTGGGGTACGCTGACGGTTGTGCCATTTCTCGGTTTTCCGCTTGCTTTTCTGATTGTGTATGGATGGAAGCGGGACAAGCGTTTGGCGGGCCGTTGGGCGGTGAATATCACGAATTTTTTGTTGATTCGTTCAGTCGTAGCCGCTTATAGTGTCATCTGGCCGCAGGCGTTGTCAGCCTGGTGGTGGGTGGTTTGCTTCTTCCTCGTCACGATCGCTTTGCTCGGATGGGTACAAGTGAAGTTTAGAGGAAGGCTTTCCCTGAAAAAGGTTGGATTTTCTGCATGGCGTCTGTCGTTTCTCTGGTTTGGAATTGTCTACATAGTGCTGTTTACGACCGGTATAGTCAAGACGATGGGTGTCGTATAG
- a CDS encoding ketopantoate reductase family protein, translating into MQLEKDTLQIVVVGGGSVGLLYAARLARSGQAVTIVTRSSLQSNQLMQNGLCYQQLDGEKSVVSIVAQPIEMGLPHADVYLLSVKQTDLPDLLPPLKDLPAKARVVALQNGMGHQELLAQILPQRQCFFAINTEGARRLSATEVMHTGSGLLRMGPWESGMQADAVMQAFVDALQEAGVNAQLEASIKPYAWRKLMANALINPLTALFDIPNGALLENPQTLQLMRELFLEASAVASAHGQKMKETDWQEIVTICRNTSRNLSSMLQDVKRQKQTEVEAINGYLVKRGREAGIPTPLHDVLLRLVLLKTDVGIGKEGGDRK; encoded by the coding sequence ATGCAGCTTGAAAAGGACACTTTGCAAATCGTTGTGGTTGGCGGCGGCTCTGTCGGGCTGCTGTATGCGGCTAGGCTCGCTAGAAGTGGACAGGCGGTTACGATCGTCACGCGCAGTTCACTCCAATCAAATCAATTGATGCAAAATGGGCTCTGCTATCAGCAGCTGGATGGAGAAAAGTCTGTCGTATCGATTGTTGCCCAGCCCATTGAGATGGGGCTCCCCCATGCTGATGTTTACTTGTTGAGTGTAAAACAGACAGATTTGCCTGACTTATTACCGCCGCTGAAGGATCTGCCTGCGAAAGCACGAGTGGTTGCCTTGCAAAACGGTATGGGGCATCAGGAGCTGCTCGCACAAATTTTGCCGCAGCGACAATGCTTTTTCGCGATCAATACAGAAGGGGCGAGAAGGTTGTCTGCGACAGAAGTGATGCATACGGGCAGCGGCCTTTTGCGGATGGGTCCTTGGGAGAGTGGAATGCAAGCCGATGCTGTGATGCAGGCATTCGTGGATGCCTTGCAGGAGGCAGGCGTGAACGCTCAGCTCGAAGCATCGATCAAGCCCTACGCTTGGCGCAAGCTCATGGCAAACGCATTGATTAACCCTTTGACGGCACTTTTTGACATCCCCAATGGTGCGCTCCTCGAGAATCCGCAAACGTTGCAGCTAATGCGAGAGCTCTTTTTAGAAGCATCTGCAGTCGCATCTGCACACGGACAAAAAATGAAGGAGACAGATTGGCAGGAAATTGTCACCATATGCCGAAATACTTCCCGAAATCTTTCCTCCATGCTGCAGGATGTGAAGCGGCAGAAGCAAACGGAAGTGGAAGCAATCAACGGTTACCTCGTCAAAAGAGGGCGAGAAGCCGGGATTCCCACCCCTTTGCATGACGTGCTGCTCCGCCTGGTTCTTCTGAAAACAGACGTGGGAATAGGGAAGGAGGGGGGCGACAGGAAATGA
- a CDS encoding acyl-CoA carboxylase subunit beta has protein sequence MSKQWEETLREKIAQVEKGGDAKYHEKLKEQNKLFVRDRLKLLFDGEFMVEDGLFANVMAGDLPADGVVTAIGKIHGQTVCVMANDSTVKAGSWGSRTVEKIIRIQETAEKMRVPLIYLVDSAGARITDQLEMFPGRRGAGRIFYNQVKLSGKIPQVCILFGPSAAGGAYIPAFCDIVIMVDKNASMYLGSPRMAEMVIGEKVTLEELGGARMHCSVSGCGDVLAANEEEAIQSARRYLGFFPANYTVEPPVAGAKAPIETAKEISAIVPENQNAAFNMHDLIAALVDEGSFYEMKKLFAQELITGLARLDGKPVGIIANQPRVKGGVLFVDSADKAARFITLCDAFQIPLLFLADVPGFMIGTAVERAGIIRHGAKMISAMAEATVPKISVIVRKAYGAGLYAMASSAFEPDACLALPGAQIAVMGPEAAVNAVYSNKIQAIEDPQERQNFILEKRKEYQEDIDLYLLASNLIVDAIIPPSDLRKELIQRYEVYKGKRQQFSDRKHPVYPV, from the coding sequence ATGAGCAAGCAATGGGAAGAGACGCTGCGTGAAAAAATCGCCCAGGTGGAAAAGGGGGGCGACGCCAAATACCATGAGAAGCTGAAAGAGCAAAACAAGCTGTTTGTAAGGGATCGGCTGAAGCTCTTGTTCGACGGCGAATTCATGGTCGAGGATGGCTTGTTCGCGAATGTGATGGCAGGCGATTTGCCAGCAGACGGCGTCGTGACGGCAATCGGAAAAATCCATGGACAGACGGTTTGCGTGATGGCAAATGATTCGACAGTCAAAGCAGGATCCTGGGGCTCGCGAACTGTAGAAAAAATCATCCGCATTCAGGAAACGGCCGAAAAAATGCGTGTTCCGTTGATTTATCTGGTGGACTCGGCTGGTGCTCGCATTACGGATCAGCTGGAGATGTTCCCGGGACGACGCGGCGCGGGGCGAATTTTTTACAACCAGGTAAAGCTATCGGGGAAAATCCCGCAGGTGTGCATTCTGTTTGGGCCATCCGCAGCGGGTGGGGCATACATTCCTGCGTTTTGCGATATCGTCATCATGGTCGACAAGAATGCGAGCATGTACCTCGGCTCCCCGCGCATGGCTGAAATGGTCATCGGGGAAAAGGTGACGCTGGAGGAGCTCGGCGGCGCGCGCATGCACTGCTCTGTCAGCGGGTGCGGGGATGTGCTTGCAGCCAATGAAGAGGAAGCGATCCAGTCTGCTCGCCGTTATCTGGGCTTCTTCCCCGCGAATTACACCGTGGAGCCGCCAGTGGCAGGAGCCAAGGCTCCAATAGAGACAGCCAAAGAAATCTCCGCCATCGTGCCGGAAAACCAAAATGCGGCATTCAACATGCATGATCTGATTGCAGCATTGGTGGACGAAGGCTCCTTCTACGAAATGAAGAAGCTGTTCGCGCAGGAGCTGATTACCGGACTTGCTCGCCTCGACGGCAAGCCGGTGGGAATCATAGCCAACCAGCCGCGAGTAAAAGGCGGGGTGCTGTTCGTCGATTCGGCTGACAAAGCGGCGCGTTTCATTACCCTATGCGATGCGTTTCAGATCCCGCTATTGTTCCTGGCTGACGTACCTGGCTTCATGATTGGGACTGCGGTGGAGAGAGCTGGAATCATCCGACATGGAGCGAAAATGATCTCGGCGATGGCAGAGGCCACTGTTCCCAAGATTTCCGTCATCGTCCGCAAAGCGTATGGAGCAGGCTTGTATGCCATGGCAAGCTCTGCATTTGAGCCGGATGCCTGCCTGGCGCTGCCGGGAGCTCAGATCGCCGTAATGGGTCCGGAAGCGGCTGTAAATGCAGTGTACAGCAACAAAATTCAAGCCATCGAAGACCCGCAGGAGCGTCAAAATTTCATCTTGGAGAAGCGCAAGGAATATCAGGAAGATATCGACCTCTACCTGTTGGCTTCCAATCTGATTGTGGATGCGATCATTCCGCCGAGTGATCTGCGCAAGGAATTGATCCAGCGCTATGAAGTGTACAAAGGAAAAAGACAACAATTTTCCGACCGAAAGCATCCGGTATATCCAGTGTAA
- a CDS encoding enoyl-CoA hydratase-related protein: MTVTLRKEGFVGVLTLERPDVFNCLNLDTLVTLRGRIADIALDRDIRAVIVTGSGDKAFCTGADLKERRNMSPQQVQVYIRTIRDTFTELEKLPKPVIAAINGLALGGGTELALACDLRIMSENAQMGLTETALGIIPGAGGTQRLPRLVGKGIAKELIFSARRVLPDEAWRIGLVNRVVAAEKLMENAYELAEEIAANAPLALAQAKFAIDCGLEVDLASGLQVESNAYQLLIPTKDRLEGLEAFQQKRKPAYRGE; this comes from the coding sequence ATGACCGTTACACTGCGAAAAGAAGGCTTCGTTGGTGTCCTTACATTAGAAAGGCCAGACGTTTTCAACTGCCTCAATCTGGATACGCTCGTGACGCTGCGTGGACGGATCGCCGATATTGCGCTGGACCGGGACATTCGCGCAGTGATTGTGACTGGATCAGGCGACAAGGCATTTTGCACGGGAGCGGACCTCAAAGAGCGCAGGAACATGTCTCCCCAGCAGGTACAGGTGTATATCCGCACCATTCGGGATACCTTTACGGAGCTGGAGAAGCTGCCAAAGCCGGTGATTGCGGCAATCAATGGCTTGGCGCTTGGCGGAGGTACCGAGCTTGCCCTGGCTTGCGATCTTCGCATCATGAGCGAGAATGCCCAGATGGGTCTGACGGAGACTGCGCTGGGAATCATTCCAGGCGCTGGAGGGACGCAGAGATTGCCGCGCCTGGTGGGAAAAGGAATCGCCAAGGAACTGATTTTCAGCGCCCGGCGTGTTCTTCCGGATGAAGCTTGGAGAATCGGGCTGGTCAATCGGGTCGTGGCTGCTGAAAAGCTGATGGAAAATGCGTACGAGCTGGCAGAGGAGATCGCTGCCAATGCACCTCTCGCGCTGGCACAGGCTAAATTCGCCATCGATTGCGGACTGGAAGTGGATCTGGCTTCCGGCTTGCAAGTGGAGAGCAATGCCTACCAGCTGCTTATACCCACCAAAGACCGATTGGAAGGTCTGGAAGCATTTCAACAAAAACGAAAACCGGCATATCGCGGAGAGTGA
- a CDS encoding hydroxymethylglutaryl-CoA lyase encodes MKVQIVEVGPRDGLQNEKEHVSTAAKIQLIDKLVAAGLHRVEASSFVNPKWIPQLADAEEVLKGITWSSDVTYSALVPNVRGMERAKASGLTEIALFMSASETHNKKNINKTMEETFPVLREVAREALALGMRVRGYVSTVFGCPYEGAVPIDNSRRVTHELLEMGVFEVSLGDTIGVATPKQVREVMEKIVKDTATERLAGHFHDTRGTGLANVAAALDVGIRTFDSSIGGLGGCPYAPGAAGNISTEDLVYMLNGMDWDTGVNLERLLEAGAFIQEELGRELPSKVLKAHLAAVKA; translated from the coding sequence ATGAAGGTGCAAATCGTAGAGGTCGGCCCAAGAGACGGCTTGCAAAATGAAAAGGAACATGTCTCTACTGCGGCAAAAATCCAGTTGATCGACAAGCTAGTGGCGGCTGGACTACATCGCGTAGAGGCGAGCTCGTTCGTCAATCCCAAATGGATCCCGCAGCTCGCAGATGCAGAGGAGGTCCTCAAAGGAATCACTTGGAGCAGTGATGTCACTTACAGCGCTCTCGTGCCCAATGTCCGCGGAATGGAGAGGGCAAAGGCCAGTGGCTTGACGGAAATCGCACTCTTCATGTCTGCCTCCGAGACCCACAACAAGAAAAATATAAACAAGACGATGGAGGAGACATTCCCGGTCCTTCGAGAGGTGGCACGCGAGGCCTTGGCCTTGGGAATGCGGGTGCGCGGATATGTATCAACGGTATTTGGCTGCCCGTATGAAGGCGCAGTGCCCATAGACAATAGTCGCCGGGTTACACACGAGCTGCTCGAAATGGGTGTGTTTGAAGTTTCCCTCGGAGATACGATCGGAGTGGCTACTCCCAAACAGGTACGAGAGGTCATGGAGAAGATTGTGAAAGACACTGCGACCGAGCGCTTGGCCGGTCACTTTCACGATACGCGGGGAACGGGTCTGGCCAACGTAGCGGCGGCTCTGGATGTGGGAATAAGGACGTTTGACAGCTCGATAGGCGGTCTTGGTGGTTGTCCGTACGCACCAGGCGCGGCGGGGAATATCTCGACGGAAGATCTGGTATACATGCTAAACGGGATGGACTGGGATACCGGAGTGAACCTCGAGCGGCTGCTTGAGGCAGGCGCCTTCATTCAGGAGGAGCTGGGAAGGGAGCTGCCCTCCAAAGTGCTCAAAGCTCACCTGGCTGCCGTAAAAGCATAA
- a CDS encoding acetyl-CoA carboxylase biotin carboxyl carrier protein subunit: protein MKQVAANMAGTVIHVLVQVGDEVSEGQDVLVLESMKMEVPIPAEATGKVVEIKANIGDFVNDGDILVVLE, encoded by the coding sequence ATGAAACAAGTAGCAGCGAACATGGCAGGGACGGTCATTCATGTACTCGTACAAGTCGGCGACGAAGTGAGCGAGGGACAGGATGTGCTTGTTTTGGAATCCATGAAAATGGAAGTGCCGATTCCAGCGGAGGCCACCGGTAAAGTCGTGGAGATCAAAGCCAACATCGGTGATTTTGTCAATGACGGTGATATCCTCGTAGTCCTTGAATAG